The sequence TGccagctttgtgtactttaaagagtcttcgtccgcaaagggttaataaatacgATCGCAATCAACGATTACAGAACGACGCACATGCTTATCGTTTTGCATAACGGTAGCAATCATACTAGCATAAGTCTACGTAATCCTCGGTGAGGTACTATTTTCTTACGAAGCTTTGACACGCAATACTGCCCGAACAGTTACAATCAGAAAGTGAAATGCGACTATACCCACCAGAATGTTTCGAGTAAGGATGGAGAAATTGCGTGTGTGAAAGGATTTTGACGAAGACTGTAGATACGCTACGCGTGTAAGAAGACGTAAAATATGAAACGAATGATTCAccttcattataataattaaaaatgacagtgttttgaatttattttatttcctgcAGTATTACAATTTTATGGAAGTACATCACACTCTCGAACGCGAGATGTTAAACTCACTCGAAgtacaaaaataattctatctttCGATTGCATTTATCGATGATAGTTGAATCGTGAAtgagatttaaaaatatatacgaatgatataatatatataaacgaTAATACCACACTTTCCATGAAAACCATTGTATATCAGCAAaaacatgtaaatatataaatatgacgTATAACAATTTACTTGAATACAGTTAACAGAAAAAGttattgtcaattttaataTGACAAAAGACGTTGAACATATTTCAGTTTTGATAATCACATAAAGGTTTGTATTTAGTTCGATAGTAAGgaatagaaaaaattatatcTACCAAGTCTCATTTTTCAGTTAGTTCTGGCATTgaagatttatatttcagtcTTTAACGTCTCACTGCATTCAGGAACATTGTTTTAACAAAATTCACTTTCCGTGAACTTATTCTCTACCGATAACTTGAACTTTAGCGTACGCTCCCTTACACCCGCTACCCGATAACAATAAACTTTGTAGAACTTCATTAATCTGACTTTCAGAAAGCTTTAAATTACTGTATGCTGCTTCATCTCTTATACACATCTTCAGTGCCTCCTCGTTCATTGGTGCGTAAGGAATAACAGATATATCAATCATTTTGTCAGCGGATACCTGACTGATTTGAGCTGAACTTTTCAATAAATCTATATCACGAGTCAACTgctcatttatattttctacattaaAAATGGCAAACACCGTAATGCATTTGTCGTTCGCCCCTTTTAACGTATCTAATATACtgagaaatatatcaaaatCTTTCATCTTTAAATTCTCTATGATCAACAGTTCATAAGAACGaaatgaattcaatattttttcattaagatCATGGCCTAATGTCACATCATGTACATAAACCTTTTTTTCTAAtggaaaattttttattataatttcagcAGTATAAGATTTTCCAATGCCTGTTCCACCTATGAGACATATCACTTTTAAGTGTTCAATGTCGTTTTGTAATGCAGAAGCAATATTTTTGATTGTATTTTCCTGTccatataatttttcttgtaattcaAGGGTGGCAGTTGAAAATAGAATAGCACGGTTACAAACTGTATATGTAATGGGATTTAAAAACAATGCAATTATTGCCACTACAATTGGGAGAGCGCATAAACATATTAAATTGCAGCAAcatgaattcatttttttctttactgGATCTTTCGCCTTAGGTGTAACTAATGGTCGTAGTTTCTTCTTCACATCTTGATAAGAATTTGTATTCTTAATTTCTGTTGCGTCagcttttctattttctgttgcatcagattttctattttctggTGGCAGATGCTTCAATGTGTcttttgttgtaatatttattggtGGGTCGTTAGATAAGGACACAGATTCTTTTGAAATGTCCATATGTTCAATTTccatatattctatattgtttgatgCATGGTTTGATGCTTGCATTACCTTACTATTACTACAAAACTGCCACTCAGGAGTGTTGCACGCATCAGAATAAGTTATCACAGACTGCCACTCTTTCTTACATTTGTTGTTTTCAGATGACATTAATCCTGACAACTTCAACTGCCTAaaatcaaaatacaattttatgcaTAAGAAGTACATATCCTTCATAAATCCCTGCatatttaatagaaacattaaaattttaccTTGCTTTTGCAGTTTGATCAAAAATTTGTTCACAACTGTACTGTCTAACCAAGCCAAGTGAATTTCCAGAATGATAAGTTTGTGCTAAGCATACTCGTTGAGACGATGGTAATTCGGAATAACTAAAAGCTCTAGTCAACTTATTATCGTTGTCcgaatctaataatcttaacgATGCAAAATGTTCTTCCATAATTTGAAATTGTACAATTCGATACGTTCATTGAAATCATACCCGGTTAATAAAACATAACCTCAAACATTCCTCAAAAGtttgttctctttttttcttgccttaaaatattatatttttaatgaaacatggacacaatatttattttcaaattaatattcgaAACTTTTAACACAATGGACTTTAGTTTCTGTTACGAATTTTACAGTTCGAATTTccgttaaaattttaaacacaGCACTACATACAAAATGGGGAAACCTTGCATCTTTGTTATTAGATCTAAACAgataaaatagtattaaaaaatatatccaaAGATAGAAACACGAGAATATCGATAATATATAAGAAGTAAatgaatatatagaattatattaacatgACATAGCAATAAACTATAATGTTCAATTTTAGACGTCTATTCtttcaaaagtatttttaaggaaattaatatCGTCTGTTATCTCGAACCTGTCTATAAGTTCGACAAGGTTGCAACGATAAAACCAATAATTGCTAAGAGATATTTAAAAAGTTGCGCGCAGTTCAATTCGTTCGTTTCGGTGATCACGGTCCAAGTTCCCGTGGTTCAAGCTCAGTTTCTGCTCGCGTATCGACGAGCGAACATTGGACGTTTTGGATGCGTGGTTATTTTGTGTTTTCGTAATGTGACATTTCTCCAGTGAAATCAAGCAAAAATGCAATCGAAACAACTACTGATACAATGCGTCTGGATTGCATCGGTGCTCGTACTGGCCGCCGCAAGGATACACAAACTCGAAATACGGGTTAGTTCGATGAGTAATCTCGTGAAACAACGCACGTATATTTACCAATTATTTGCCCATGATTCGTTTACTACATCGGTTACCTTTCACCGGTTAATCGAATTAATGTAAACAACGGTGATCGTGTCGTACGAACTATTTGTTCGTCATTCCGTAGGGTTCGGCTCTTTAAAATTCCAGTAAACGAATTTTCCGAACGAGCGTTACTGTAGTACGGTATTGACGTTCACCTTCTGTGAACTAGGTTCGCTCAAATGAAACTGGAAGCATCGCGAATCCATGCGAAACGTTC comes from Nomia melanderi isolate GNS246 chromosome 7, iyNomMela1, whole genome shotgun sequence and encodes:
- the LOC116430436 gene encoding uncharacterized protein LOC116430436 produces the protein MEEHFASLRLLDSDNDNKLTRAFSYSELPSSQRVCLAQTYHSGNSLGLVRQYSCEQIFDQTAKARQLKLSGLMSSENNKCKKEWQSVITYSDACNTPEWQFCSNSKVMQASNHASNNIEYMEIEHMDISKESVSLSNDPPINITTKDTLKHLPPENRKSDATENRKADATEIKNTNSYQDVKKKLRPLVTPKAKDPVKKKMNSCCCNLICLCALPIVVAIIALFLNPITYTVCNRAILFSTATLELQEKLYGQENTIKNIASALQNDIEHLKVICLIGGTGIGKSYTAEIIIKNFPLEKKVYVHDVTLGHDLNEKILNSFRSYELLIIENLKMKDFDIFLSILDTLKGANDKCITVFAIFNVENINEQLTRDIDLLKSSAQISQVSADKMIDISVIPYAPMNEEALKMCIRDEAAYSNLKLSESQINEVLQSLLLSGSGCKGAYAKVQVIGRE